From one Streptomyces sp. NBC_01478 genomic stretch:
- the nuoN gene encoding NADH-quinone oxidoreductase subunit NuoN yields the protein MSATAVHSLWTTAATAADPISKIPTPKIEYGQLSPTLIILGAALIGVLVEAFVPRKSRYFTQVFVSAVALCAAFAAVLALAADGYGTTKAHIAAMGAIAVDGPSLFLQGVILLSGLVGLFTFAERRLDPEAHGNRVDSFAAQGASVPGSDSEKAAVKAGFTTTEVFPLLLFAVAGMLVFPSANDLLTLFVALEVFSLPLYLLCALARRKRLLSQEAAVKYFLLGAFASAFTLFGIALLYGYAGSMSYSTIAQVVDGSITNINPALADTMGNDALLLIGGAMIVMGLLFKVGAVPFHMWTPDVYQGAPTPVTGFMAAATKVAAFGALLRLLYVVLPGLRWDWRPVMWGVAIITMLGGAIVAITQTDIKRLLAYSSIAHAGFILAGVIATTRDGVSSVLFYLGAYSFVTIGAFAVVTLVRDAGGEATHLSKWAGLGRRSPLVAAVFAVFLLSFAGIPLTAGFAGKFAVFKAAAAGGAAPLVVVGVLSSAIAAFFYIRVIVLMFFSEPRPDGPTVAVPSPLTMATIGVAVAATLVLGVAPQYFLDLANQAGVFVR from the coding sequence GTGAGCGCAACAGCCGTCCACAGCCTGTGGACAACGGCGGCAACGGCGGCCGACCCGATCTCGAAGATCCCCACGCCGAAGATCGAGTACGGGCAATTGTCGCCCACCTTGATCATCCTCGGCGCGGCGCTCATCGGGGTGCTGGTCGAAGCGTTCGTCCCGCGCAAGTCCCGTTACTTCACCCAGGTGTTCGTGTCCGCCGTGGCGCTCTGCGCCGCCTTCGCGGCGGTCCTGGCGCTCGCGGCGGACGGGTACGGCACCACCAAGGCGCACATCGCCGCGATGGGCGCGATCGCGGTCGACGGACCGTCCCTGTTCCTTCAGGGCGTGATCCTGCTGTCCGGACTGGTCGGCCTGTTCACCTTCGCGGAGCGGCGGCTCGACCCCGAGGCGCACGGCAACCGGGTCGACTCCTTCGCCGCGCAGGGCGCGTCCGTGCCCGGCAGCGACAGCGAGAAGGCCGCGGTCAAGGCCGGGTTCACCACCACCGAGGTGTTCCCGCTCCTGCTCTTCGCGGTCGCCGGCATGCTGGTCTTCCCGTCCGCCAACGACCTGTTGACCCTGTTCGTGGCCCTGGAAGTCTTCTCGCTCCCGCTCTACCTCCTGTGCGCCCTGGCCCGCCGCAAGCGGCTCCTGTCGCAGGAGGCGGCGGTCAAGTACTTCCTCCTGGGCGCCTTCGCCTCCGCGTTCACCCTGTTCGGCATCGCGCTGCTCTACGGCTACGCGGGCTCGATGTCGTACTCCACGATCGCGCAGGTCGTCGACGGCTCCATCACGAACATCAACCCGGCCCTCGCGGACACCATGGGCAACGACGCGCTGCTGCTCATCGGCGGCGCGATGATCGTCATGGGGCTGCTGTTCAAGGTGGGCGCGGTGCCGTTCCACATGTGGACGCCCGACGTCTACCAGGGCGCGCCGACCCCGGTCACCGGCTTCATGGCCGCCGCGACCAAGGTGGCCGCCTTCGGAGCGCTGCTCCGCCTGCTCTACGTCGTGCTGCCGGGCCTGCGCTGGGACTGGCGGCCCGTCATGTGGGGCGTCGCGATCATCACGATGCTGGGCGGCGCGATCGTCGCGATCACCCAGACCGACATCAAGCGGCTGCTGGCGTACTCGTCGATCGCGCACGCGGGCTTCATCCTCGCGGGTGTCATCGCGACCACCCGGGACGGCGTCTCGTCGGTCCTCTTCTACCTGGGTGCCTACTCGTTCGTGACGATCGGCGCCTTCGCGGTCGTCACCCTCGTACGGGACGCGGGCGGCGAGGCGACGCACCTGTCGAAGTGGGCGGGGCTCGGGCGCAGGTCGCCCCTGGTCGCTGCCGTCTTCGCGGTGTTCCTGCTGTCCTTCGCGGGCATTCCGCTGACGGCAGGCTTCGCCGGGAAGTTCGCCGTGTTCAAGGCGGCGGCGGCCGGCGGCGCGGCCCCGCTGGTCGTGGTCGGTGTGCTCTCCTCGGCGATCGCGGCGTTCTTCTACATCCGCGTGATCGTGCTCATGTTCTTCAGCGAGCCGAGGCCCGACGGCCCCACCGTCGCAGTGCCGTCCCCGCTGACCATGGCGACGATCGGGGTGGCCGTGGCGGCCACGCTCGTCCTCGGTGTGGCCCCGCAGTACTTCCTGGACCTGGCGAACCAGGCGGGGGTCTTCGTCCGCTGA